In Rattus norvegicus strain BN/NHsdMcwi chromosome 1, GRCr8, whole genome shotgun sequence, a genomic segment contains:
- the Erfl gene encoding ETS domain-containing transcription factor ERF-like: MDCSCVSDLLFAPPALPALWTPGFAFPDWAYKPESSPGSRQIQLWHFILELLQKEEYQGVIAWQGDYGEFVIKDPDEVARLWGIRKCKPHMNYDKLSRALRYYYNKRILHKTKGKRFTYKFNFSKVVLVNYPLLDVAAAATGSPLLLTPGPFAGAPGPDAPPLTPETLQNLFSTPRLGEPGGRTPLFTPETDKLRLDSPFPFLGSGATSYSKPPSLLGPYSRAFPEYPWNFNPYLTGPFPKLPPSLYPPHFYPNPLGSLGHLPAAGAGGGPMAAPLLAATGEGLGPERPSGLAMAPRLALPGAGGPEATLAGKEDSDSELEITDVSGCSSDSEGDEGLPVSPKTKSGKGGSGS, translated from the exons ATGGACTGTAGCTGTGTCTCGGACCTTCTCTTCGCCCCACCTGCTCTGCCGGCTCTCTGGACCCCTG GGTTTGCCTTCCCAGATTGGGCCTACAAGCCCGAGTCATCCCCTGGCTCGAGGCAGATCCAGCTGTGGCACTTTATCCTGGAGCTGTTGCAGAAGGAGGAGTACCAGGGCGTGATCGCCTGGCAGGGGGACTACGGGGAATTTGTCATCAAGGACCCTGATGAGGTGGCCCGACTCTGGGGCATTCGAAAGTGCAAGCCCCACATGAACTACGACAAGCTGAGCCGGGCCCTGCG CTATTACTACAACAAGCGCATTCTGCACAAGACCAAAGGGAAGAGGTTCACCTACAAgttcaacttcagcaaagttgtaCTTGTCAATTACCCACTGCTGGATGTGGCTGCCGCCGCCACAGGCTCCCCACTCTTGCTGACCCCTGGCCCCTTTGCTGGGGCGCCTGGGCCAGATGCCCCACCCCTGACCCCCGAG ACCCTCCAGAACCTGTTCTCTACCCCACGCCTAGGAGAGCCAGGGGGTCGGACACCCCTATTCACCCCAGAGACGGATAAACTACGTCTGGACAGCCCCTTCCCATTCCTGGGTTCTG GTGCCACCAGCTACTCCAAGCCACCCAGCCTGCTGGGTCCTTACAGCCGCGCCTTCCCTGAGTACCCCTGGAACTTTAACCCATACCTCACGGGCCCCTTTCCCAAGCTGCCCCCCTCTCTTTACCCACCTCACTTTTACCCCAACCCTTTGGGTTCCCTGGGCCACCTGCCCGCTGCAGGAGCGGGGGGAGGGCCCATGGCTGCACCCCTGCTTGCTGCAACAGGGGAGGGCCTGGGCCCCGAGCGCCCCTCGGGGCTGGCAATGGCCCCTCGCTTGGCACTGCCAGGGGCTGGAGGTCCAGAGGCCACACTGGCTGGGAAGGAGGACAGTGACTCTGAGCTGGAGATCACGGACGTCAGCGGCTGCAGCTCTGACAGTGAGGGCGATGAGGGTCTACCAGTGTCCCCCAAGACCAAGTCAGGCAAAGGGGGGAGCGGCAGCTGA